The following DNA comes from Novosphingobium sp. PP1Y.
AAGCGCGTCGAGATCCTCGTCCGTGCGCACATAGGGCGTGTGGCCCGGCGCGAGCGAAGGGCTGTGGAACGAGAAGACGAGGACGGGCAGGCCTTCGTCGATGGCGATGTCGACCCCGCGAAGCGCTTCGTCAGCCGTCACGCCTTCTGGGGTGAGGGGGATACGCTCCAGCAATCCGGTGCGGGCGAGGACGCCGCGTGCGGTCGGCGTGCGCCATAGATGTGGGTAGATGACGTTGCCGAGCTGGCGCAGCGGGCCCCAGTAAACGGTCGTGAGGGGCAGTTCGAGCAGGCGGCGTTCCCGGTCCACCCAATAGGGCTGGAGCGGATGGCTGCGATAGTTCGGGCCGCCCTTGCCGCTGTAGTCGAAATGCGAACGGACCGAGGTGTCGATGGCAATGCCGAACTCAGTCAGGATCTCGCTGGTGCGCGGACCCAGGCCGTAACGCCCTGCGCGGTAGATCTGTGGCGCTATACCGAAGACGGATTCGATCTTCTCGCGCAGCTGCAGGAATTTCTGCCTTTCAAGCTCGAAGCCAAGATTTCCAGCGTAGCTGTTGAATTCGCTAATTTCTTCTTCGAAGGGCGGATTGACCCATGGGTGCAGCTGGACCCCGATTTCGGCGCGGCCCGAGCTGACGGCTTCGCCAAGCACCTGGCTGGTGAGAGCCGAATTGGCGACCGGATAATCGATCAGATAGGTGGGAACGACGCCGAAACCTTCGCAGAACTGCTGGAACTTGCGAAGGGCCGGAACCGTCGCAACGCCATGGCGGTCGCGATTGAGCGGCGCGTCCCAGTCGAATTCTTCCTCGGTATCGACGGTGACGATGAACCGCTGGCCGAATTCGCTGGAAAATGTCGCAAGATCAGCCGCTTTGGGCGGCTCAAGCAGGTTTGACGCTGGCAAGAAGAATTCCCCCTCGATCCGCCTGCACCTGCCAGTCGCCGCAAGTGTCAGCGCGAATGATTGACAGCGGTGCTATGGCTAGCGGCCGCGGCGGTCAACCCGGGCAGGGTTAATTGAAGGTCATTGCCTTCCCGCCGCAAAGCGCCGCCCACAGCGACCGCTTCGGCGGCGGCCAGGCGCAGGGTGAAGCCCAGGCCGAACATGCCGGCAGACAGCGTCTGGCCCCGTTCGCCCGGAGGCGTGTCGAACAGTTCGCTTCCATCGCGCGCGGCAAGCGCGGTGGGCAGGGCGATGCGCAGGACCACGCAGGTGTCCGCTTCGCGTGAGCAGGCCAGTTCGAGAATTTCGTCGGGGGCCGTCGATCCCGCGAGCGCGGCGAGCAGGCGCCAGACGAGACGTTCGGCCTCGATCCGGTCTACCTGGATCGGGTAAGGGTTAAAGTCGATGTCTACCGGCAGCGCGAAGCCGCTGCGGCGCGGATCGGTCCAGGTTCGCAGCCGGGCGACCGTCTGGATCAGGATGTCGCTGATGTCGCAGTCGCCCGATTCGACCTGCATGGCGCCCGATTCCAGCTTTACGAGGCGGTCGAGTTCCTCGAACCCGGCGAGGATGTGCGCGCAGTCGCCGGCGATGGCTGCGGCGAGAGCACGATATTCGTGCGGGGCAGGGCCATAGAGCTGCTGCTGGATGATCTCGGCAGCCACCTGTATCGCATTGGCCGGCGTGCGCAGTTCGTGCAGGATCTGGCGCATGCGATCGGCTTCGCTCAGGCTGCCGCCCGAACGCACGTCGTGCGGCCGAGGGCGAGCAGGGCGCCGCAGGCGTCCAAGATACCCCAAAAAGCGGCCGGTCTGTTCGTCGAAGCTGGCGATCGCGTCGACCTGCCATTCACCGGTTACGCGCGGAGCGCCCGCGATCCGCACATGGGCCGCCAGCAAGGGCAGGCGGTGGCGAATGGTCGTGGCCATGTCCTGATCGGCCATGGTCTGCTGCTCAG
Coding sequences within:
- a CDS encoding HAMP domain-containing sensor histidine kinase, with translation MHFDDRLATVMRLPASGDALARIQYRQLVDLLGRLPCDAQSDMLEAGLARVEELAAHIPAADRARLLRQPLQPITNSRLLAMLAADEPDVATAAITGARLQQDEWLKLIPELPVRARGILRHRRDLEPKVEALLERLGIRDRGLPPVANPVPAAIEPSGPSLDDILDLADESAITTQAAAQPATAEPAPRAQPAPAPSSSPVTPDHAAEWARAAAAVQAERPRNSEAGIGAIVRRIEEFRRARQSHSTFEVANDDPRLPLGDLATTAPRLPITVDFETDQEGRITWADSAYAPSLVGLSLSAHEVPEQQTMADQDMATTIRHRLPLLAAHVRIAGAPRVTGEWQVDAIASFDEQTGRFLGYLGRLRRPARPRPHDVRSGGSLSEADRMRQILHELRTPANAIQVAAEIIQQQLYGPAPHEYRALAAAIAGDCAHILAGFEELDRLVKLESGAMQVESGDCDISDILIQTVARLRTWTDPRRSGFALPVDIDFNPYPIQVDRIEAERLVWRLLAALAGSTAPDEILELACSREADTCVVLRIALPTALAARDGSELFDTPPGERGQTLSAGMFGLGFTLRLAAAEAVAVGGALRREGNDLQLTLPGLTAAAASHSTAVNHSR
- a CDS encoding polysaccharide deacetylase family protein; translated protein: MPASNLLEPPKAADLATFSSEFGQRFIVTVDTEEEFDWDAPLNRDRHGVATVPALRKFQQFCEGFGVVPTYLIDYPVANSALTSQVLGEAVSSGRAEIGVQLHPWVNPPFEEEISEFNSYAGNLGFELERQKFLQLREKIESVFGIAPQIYRAGRYGLGPRTSEILTEFGIAIDTSVRSHFDYSGKGGPNYRSHPLQPYWVDRERRLLELPLTTVYWGPLRQLGNVIYPHLWRTPTARGVLARTGLLERIPLTPEGVTADEALRGVDIAIDEGLPVLVFSFHSPSLAPGHTPYVRTDEDLDALYDWWRTLFAHLERRGVKPTNVAQIMSSVELA